The nucleotide sequence CTGCCaacagggggcgactccactggttgcaaaaagaagtctgtgTTTTCGTCTCAGTACTCTGACCCTTTCACAGCGTGTTTTCAGTTCGTGAAtaactgaaacattttgatCACCTACAAATGTCTTCTTTAGCAGTACTAAAAGACACTCTAAGGAGTTGCTGGAATTTTTTTCCGGTAAGCACAAGTTGTTTGCTGGTCAAAATTAGTATCACAATTTATATCGCAGTTAATGTAAactacagatgcaccttgccaACTAAGCTAtccagctccaccctctcatccaaatatagtcacttctggttccaaaaaaacaaaacaagatggcaacggccaaaatgccaaattcAAAGCTCCAAAATAGTAGTCAGCAAACCAATGGGTGATTTCACAGTGGCCACGTCTTTTACCGTGTTGGTCTGAATATAAGACGACCCCCCCTTTTTCAAGACTCATTTTTGGAAAATTAAGTCAGTTGTATGGTCGTACTTAAACTAGTTAGTAGCTTATCCTACTGTCGTACATCTAGTGCTGCATTATGTGACTGGTGCTGTTAAATGAACAAGTGGCTCACTTGGGGAGGGTAACATTGACCAGTCCAGAAGAGATGATCTCCACTGACTTCCCCCAAAACTTGTACTTCCATCTCTGATCTGAGAGCAGAcagacaagaggaggaaacacacaGAGCATTAGGTATGACTCCACTTCTACAGTACAGGTGAATCCAGCATTCATCTCCAAGCACACTGCTCCTACCTTGCCAGAAAGTGAAGTTTTCTGAATCTGCGTGACAGGCAGAGACGGGTGGGTGATGGCTGACCTGAAAGCCCAACAAATAACACAGCATTATAGTTTGTTGTAAACCCAGATGTTGAGGTTTGGTCACATTGTGTCTATATCCTTCTCTGCTGGTTACCTGCTCACTGATGTAGTGGAAGCCTCTGTCTTCTCTGTGGCTCTCGTAAGTTTCTCCCAGAACAGGGTTGAAGGGTTTGTAGCGATTCCTCCAGGTTGCCCATGCATATCCAGAGATGGAGAACACTGCCACGTAAACCTGAGaacatgcattttttatttattaataagctcaccACTGAACTCAACTGTATCTAAGCCCCCGCTGGTTAGGAATCTAAGTAAAGCAAACTCACCATTCTCTCATATGGATCATCAATGTGGTTGGCGATGTCCAGTAGCTCAGAGTACTCCAGCTCTTCACTGAGTCTCTGCAGCAAAGACACCGGCTCATTGAGAGCGATTGGCATGGAGACTCTGGACAGGTCTTTGCCTATGTTGTTGTACAAGATGGTCATGATGCCGATGTGGCTGTTGTCTGTTCCTCGGGCGGGGAGGGCAGTGCGACGACCTGGATCACACCAACGCAAATCAGTGCAATCAAAGGGCCTCTCATAAGACAAAAAAGCACCAAGTAGTCAAGCAACATAATACAAGCATGGAAATATAACATAAGCATGGGGGAAACAAGCGTCTCTTGAGCTACTTTTTAAAGATGACCACAGATCTTAGGTCCAGTGAAGTCAAATAATTTATGAGGCACAACCTCTAGGGTAGTGGATCTCTAACTTTTCTAAACCTGGGGAGCCAGCATTTCTTTGAGGGCCATTTACAATGAGAAATATTTTCATTGCTTGATCTGACAGTCACTATTTCTGACTGGTACAAATGGTAAACCCATGCGCTGAAAGCATGCTATGTTACCGTGACTATCTGCAAGTGTGAGTTATCGTGTTACCAATCTGAGCTACGGTGCAACTCCACATGtaataaagttgttgttttgtgcaacaaagtgaatttaaaaagtacATGAACAAATCTTGGCTCTGCCTGAAGACACTCCCAGGCACCCACTTTGGGAACCATTGCTTTAACGCACAATCTCATTTAGCCTTTCGCAATCAACCCTGATCAGAGGATATGTAGACGTAGAAGTGATAAATGTCTGTGCTAAATCAATCAGTGTCTTTACATGCACTTTAGAAACTGGGTGACAATTGGCTTTTTGCACACATTTGATTTCTTAAACCACAGCATCAGTAAATCCACTTTTCATAGGTAGAGGATTCGAGAAACCAAATTTCTAGCTAGATTTCTCTGGGAGAAAGACAATTTCTTAACCATGTATGTGTTTAAGCTGGCTTCTAATTAGCTTTTTacatgtgagcatgtgtgtgacaAAGACTTCCGAGAGAGTGGCTGGATCAAAAAGGAGCGATCGAAGGAATGACGGCTTTTTGTCACCGCTGTTTTGTGTTACATCCATAAGGAAAAGTTGTGCGCTTTCACTACTGGGCCTGTCCACTAACTATCAGGAAGCAGTCTTGTGTCTCTGGTCTAAAAATCAGTACTGAAGAGCCTACACTGGTTAACAAAGAGTACACATCAGTGCACTCTCATTCACAACATAAATGAGACAACACAGTGGTGGTGTTACCAGTATTGGTGGGCACTGGGCTGGGTCTGGCAGGAGCACTGTTCAGACTGGCCCGGTAGTTGAGGGTAGCAGTGGCTGAGGAAGAGAGAGTCAGTCATTTTTATGCTGGAGTGGTGGTTGGGCAGTATGGTCTCTGACTGCTACTGGCTACTAGACTCACTGTGTCCCTCTTCAGGTTCTGAGttgctggtggtggtgatgtCACTCAGGCCTGACTCATCCGAAGCTTCTGCCTCCGATGAGCTCTCGCACACGATCACCTCACTGGCATCAAAATACTCTGCCATGGATTCTGCTACTGAGGGCGCACGAGAGAAGTGACGACCCATAGATGGTGTCCTCTGcgagggagcacaggaggagaggagaaaaggatgTGGTTCAAACTATATAtacaatttttttaatgaatgttcGTATAAAGTAAGAGTTGGAGTCGGCAAGTAACAGGTAAAAAACACAGTCAGGTTGGAGGTTGAGTTCCCACAGGTGCCAACCGCAACATGTCGACAGGCATGGTTTCGTCCAGCTCTTGGGTACAACTGCCGGAATAGCATGAAGTGACCACACCAAGCACATGACAACTGTGTCattcatttgtgttttcttgtaaCAGACTGTATCGTAGGAGAAGAATCTCTTTGTTCCAGTGGTAGacagtaattaagtacatttactcaagtactgtacttaagtgcaAATTTGAGGTAGTGTTTTCACGCCACTTTCTACTTCAACTctactacatctcagagggagatattgtactttttacttcactacatttatctgacagctttagttactttacaaattaagacaCACACAACAAGTGCAGCTGACACGATTATTAGATTGACattgaaattaactttttgtgtaaaaacatttcatggatTTCACCCTCACAACTGTGAAGATtagctgcttttccttttaattattttaatttatttgtgattattttgtaCTGTTGGTTCGACAAAGCAAGCATTGAGGTGGTGTAATTTTGGGCTCTGGGTATTTGTgatggcatttttcactattttgaGAATTTAGAAAATTGATTCATGGGAggaaataatcaacagattaatccataatgaaaataatttgttacaCTCAACAGGACTTAtctgtaacagagtatttttacagtgtgttattAGAACTTTTACTTAGGTAAAGGATCTGGATATACCGCccatgactgactgactcacaCACCTGAGTAACTTGAATTATTACTGAAAAGGAAACCTGTTTATAATGAATGCCACTGTTTAATAAATAGGAAAGTTTGCATACCGtattttttaattctgtttgtCATGTATGCAACCGCTGATAACCACACTAATagtacttaagtatttttaaaatccGGTACTTTTGAACTTTGACTCAAGTACAAATCTAAATTTAAGACTAATTTTAGTGGAGCAATATTTAGCAAGGGTATCTGTACTGTATAAGTAGAAGATCTGTGTACTTTGTGCACTGCTGCTTGGTGAGATGTGCTCTGCTGTAACGGCTTGTGCGAGAATTGTGTCATATGCAAGAtgaaaatgaatacaaatgaGTGACAGTGGCATAATGAAATGACATGCATGAAGAGATAAACCGTCTTTCACACACCAGCAAAGTACACACCTGGTCAGGACGGACGGTGCAGAAGGATTCATCAGTAGAGTCAGAGGACAGGGAAAGCGAGTGGACTTTGGTCAGATGTGACTGTATGTCCAGCTAAACACGCATGAATGGggacatgcacacaaatacacagaccacccatgcaagacacatgaagaggaaacaagaaaaaaaaaataataatagtcaGACTCCAGAGCTTTTATACAACAGGTGGCGTTAATCAACGTGTCGCTCTATCGTGTTAACAGGGCCAGAACACACCACTGCATTTTTCTTTTGGTCAACAGCtattaacatatttaaatgagTCAATTAAGTATTTTTGCTGCACTAGTACTGCCTTTACCTGTTTTCACAGGTACTGCTAATCCTTATTATGTAAAATTGGTCAACAATTTGAGTGATTTTTGCCTTTATTCTCAATACCGAAATTATTGTCAGGAATTAACTTCACTGTTGAAGAGAACACAGTCAGAACACAGTCAGCtgtcagaaaaataaacaccatAATAAAGCCCAAAGTAACAGCAACTGATGCCCCACAGGTTGAAAAAGACAGAAGCACGGACAGAAAACAAACCGCTAAGAAAAAACCTCATGCAACACCAGACGAGACGGGTCAGTTTGATAGCCCATCCACTCACAAGACTGCTCAGTTTCAGTGTGAGACAACGATCGTGTTATTTGTGTCTTTGAGTGTGCGGAAATAGGGTAACAAAGACTTGCAGTGTGTTCCTTCAGGGAACACCTGTGAGAACTTGTGCCTGTCCTGCCGAAACAGCCCAAACCTGCTCAACAGTTTCACACAGCACCTCACCAACAAACTGTAAGGGCTTGGCCaccattgtctttttttcagaCCAAACTGTGCCTATATTTTGTGCCAATAATGAATGTTTTAACTCTGGGAGAAAAAGTAAGGAGAGGTGGTGAGGAAGTGAACAAAGAGGGAAAGGGGGATAGATCTTCAGGATGAACAAGGATAGTTTTGAGCTTTGTTTCCACCTAACCCTAtgtggcgtgtgtgtgttacctcaGATAATGTGCTGCAGAGTGTAGCAAGCTGCTGCGAGGTGTTCTGCCTCAGGTCTGGGCTGGTCCAGGCCTGCCTCAGTCTTTCCCTCTCCAAGGTCAAAACCTCATGTATGGACTTAAGAGAAGCATGAACTACACCCCAACATACAGAAAAACATCAATTATAGTCCAGTTCATACACATACCACGCTACCTGTAATAAAGAGTAGAAAACCAAATGTTGCAGATGATAATAGGTATTAGGTTAAGCATGTTACAtgtccttttattttataaaatgtcaaaaaaaaaaaaaaacacaattaaacaaATAACAGACTTAAATAGTACCAGAAGTGACATCTTTAAATAGACTATTttgattaaacatgtttttgtttacattaataACTTGTACAATTGACAATCAAAAAGTTTAATGAATCAATTATTTAAGAAATTATTTCTGAACTATGAACAGAGAACTTTCATGTGTATAGCGCCCCGTTTGAAAAACAGACACCCGTCATTGAAAACTAGCTCAATTACACCTATTGACAGATATACAGCTGTAGGTGAGAGGGCCGTACCCCTCTGAGAAACAGTGCAGATGTCCTGGTGAAGcttcttggcctcaggtgaggtGACCTGAGGGTTGGACAGCTGATTGTAGACGTAGTCAGGGATGGACTGAACAGACGCCCCCAAACCTGAGCTGCAATTGGTACTCAGGTGGCTGGAAGTGAACTGGAGAAGATGAGACggagagaaaatgaacagcagtTTAACAACTTGTTAAACAGAGGACGTAactattttacaaaacaaaattaagatGAATCACAATATTGCATAGAGGTTTAAAGTCAGTCCTACCGTTCCCCCCATGGCTTCAACGCGGGACAAAGTCCTGGAGTGACCAGCCCCTTTCCCTGTCTTCCGCTTGGGTTTCTCCAGGGAGAGATTCTAAAAACGGACACCAACAGGGTTAAAACTGATATTTACTACTGCTACTTTCTATTATCTACAGTGTTTTTTCATCATATATCGTTTGTCTTTAATGAAACTACAACAAACTAGCCTGTACTACACTCAACAATAATCATCTTAGtgcattattatttttctaGTTAAATAACACTTCAAGAATCACACATATATTCACAGCTGTTACCAGAGTACTCACTTGCATGCTGATTCGCATCTCCAGGTCTGTGTTTGTGATTGGCAGGCCTCCTTCCAGCCAATGGAGTCGCTGGATGAGCTGGGCCAGTTCAGTCAACTCGACCTGACAACGGGCCAGGTCTGACAGAGGACACAGaccatacaaaaaaaaaaacaaacaaaaaaaagatcacATCAATGCGTGTTTATTATCTGCAACTTAATAAAGGTCACGGCTGAATCTGATTGAATAGGACTGTAGACCAGGCTTCCTCTGTGGCTGAAGATTACAGGTTATTCTTACCGTTTGAGGATGTGTCGATGTCGTGGGTCTGCTGCAGCCAGGCTGACACCTTGTTGGTCACCCCCTGGTGAGGGGCGATGGAGGGACTTCCCATGTCATGTTGGTACACTGGCGCTGAGCTGGCATAGTGAGGAGGCTGCATGGTCAAACACATCAGGGTTAAAAGTAAACCAGTGACAGAAAAATTACACTCTTTTACACAACTATTACACTACAGTCGTCGTGGAAATTACTGTAAATAATGCTGGAATGGTTCGTCATTTACCCAATTAATTAATCGacagaaaaatgtattgatcAGAATTTTGATATAATACCAAATATTTGCAGGTCACCGCATCTCAAACATGAGATTTTATCTGCCGTTCTCCATCTCATCTAATCTTAAACAGTTTTTTGACAGAAAACAAGCATTAAGatatacatttgaaatatttcattaaGCAACTGATCCAACTGTAATGCTGATCCATATAACATAACCAGCTGATTGAGCAATAATGAAAACAGTTCTATGAACCCCTAACCTTTTGTGAATCTTGTGCACAGAAGCCATTACGTATTTCTTCATACTACATGCTgataagagtgtgtgtgtacaaggttagtccacaaatactgtgtaagagacataaaataaataaataaataaaataatataagatAAATGAGTGAGTATAGAGTTGATGTCTCTACACTGTCAACCACCTCCCACAATTCTTTGTGCTTTGTTACCATAGAAATAACCCAGGGGGCATTTTCTTAAGAATGACAACCCATGACAGTGGATCAGTGACAGTTGTTGTCGTTGTcagcaaatgtattaaaatgtgtattatcTATTTTGCAATTTTATGATAAATGTGTGACATTAACTTGAGCAGGAATCTCTACTGACTGTTATTCGGTTTTTCTGGGCCAAAGTGGCCATGGCTGGCAGGTTGCTCGGGCCCATGGAGAGAGCGTGAAGGACACCACGATGGACACTCATCGCCTCGTTTTTCCTAAATACACGATGGGCACACAGCTTGGTCAACCAGATGTAGAACATATCATGGCTCTTTGCCTAAGAgggaggaaaacaaagaaaggaggACACAATAAAGAGAGGAACAAATGTTAAGTTCATGGCAGGA is from Micropterus dolomieu isolate WLL.071019.BEF.003 ecotype Adirondacks linkage group LG02, ASM2129224v1, whole genome shotgun sequence and encodes:
- the LOC123966354 gene encoding oxysterol-binding protein-related protein 6-like isoform X2, with amino-acid sequence MQRFPHHVAPMDPQVCPPPLSSSQSVSGIDKSPASTFKPGHSRSNSTGSSKYSKQSRNWEVLDDLQHLDMSSGPGSSLDLSIPGICEGYLMKRRKYPLKGWHKRYFLLEKGILKYSKTQQDIQRGKLLGSLDVSLAVMSINKKSKRIDLDAGDNLYHLQAKSHDMFYIWLTKLCAHRVFRKNEAMSVHRGVLHALSMGPSNLPAMATLAQKNRITPPHYASSAPVYQHDMGSPSIAPHQGVTNKVSAWLQQTHDIDTSSNDLARCQVELTELAQLIQRLHWLEGGLPITNTDLEMRISMQNLSLEKPKRKTGKGAGHSRTLSRVEAMGGTFTSSHLSTNCSSGLGASVQSIPDYVYNQLSNPQVTSPEAKKLHQDICTVSQRVHASLKSIHEVLTLERERLRQAWTSPDLRQNTSQQLATLCSTLSERTPSMGRHFSRAPSVAESMAEYFDASEVIVCESSSEAEASDESGLSDITTTSNSEPEEGHTTATLNYRASLNSAPARPSPVPTNTGRRTALPARGTDNSHIGIMTILYNNIGKDLSRVSMPIALNEPVSLLQRLSEELEYSELLDIANHIDDPYERMVYVAVFSISGYAWATWRNRYKPFNPVLGETYESHREDRGFHYISEQVSHHPPVSACHADSENFTFWQDQRWKYKFWGKSVEIISSGLVNVTLPKYGDHYEWNKAVTCIHNVLSQQRSLEHYGEVVIRNTKSDVCTCKITFVKSRYWSSDNNKNEVQGVVLDRAGEVVHRFGGLWHEGIVCDTMPTQKCIWKPNVQPYDHFQFYGFSQYARELNELTPQLKAVLPPTDTRFRPDQRLLEEGKVAEADKKKDEVEEKQRERRKELAKRGEEHIPRFFRKAVNEAGTEVWLYNDTYWNLRKDPGFSKTQNLDLW
- the LOC123966354 gene encoding oxysterol-binding protein-related protein 7-like isoform X1, whose translation is MQRFPHHVAPMDPQVCPPPLSSSQSVSGIDKSPASTFKPGHSRSNSTGSSKYSKQSRNWEVLDDLQHLDMSSGPGSSLDLSIPGICEGYLMKRRKYPLKGWHKRYFLLEKGILKYSKTQQDIQRGKLLGSLDVSLAVMSINKKSKRIDLDAGDNLYHLQAKSHDMFYIWLTKLCAHRVFRKNEAMSVHRGVLHALSMGPSNLPAMATLAQKNRITPPHYASSAPVYQHDMGSPSIAPHQGVTNKVSAWLQQTHDIDTSSNDLARCQVELTELAQLIQRLHWLEGGLPITNTDLEMRISMQNLSLEKPKRKTGKGAGHSRTLSRVEAMGGTFTSSHLSTNCSSGLGASVQSIPDYVYNQLSNPQVTSPEAKKLHQDICTVSQRVHASLKSIHEVLTLERERLRQAWTSPDLRQNTSQQLATLCSTLSELDIQSHLTKVHSLSLSSDSTDESFCTVRPDQRTPSMGRHFSRAPSVAESMAEYFDASEVIVCESSSEAEASDESGLSDITTTSNSEPEEGHTTATLNYRASLNSAPARPSPVPTNTGRRTALPARGTDNSHIGIMTILYNNIGKDLSRVSMPIALNEPVSLLQRLSEELEYSELLDIANHIDDPYERMVYVAVFSISGYAWATWRNRYKPFNPVLGETYESHREDRGFHYISEQVSHHPPVSACHADSENFTFWQDQRWKYKFWGKSVEIISSGLVNVTLPKYGDHYEWNKAVTCIHNVLSQQRSLEHYGEVVIRNTKSDVCTCKITFVKSRYWSSDNNKNEVQGVVLDRAGEVVHRFGGLWHEGIVCDTMPTQKCIWKPNVQPYDHFQFYGFSQYARELNELTPQLKAVLPPTDTRFRPDQRLLEEGKVAEADKKKDEVEEKQRERRKELAKRGEEHIPRFFRKAVNEAGTEVWLYNDTYWNLRKDPGFSKTQNLDLW